A region of Anopheles merus strain MAF chromosome 2R, AmerM5.1, whole genome shotgun sequence DNA encodes the following proteins:
- the LOC121587769 gene encoding FAD synthase-like, translated as MEKRKDSLRIIAQALSSYRAEEMFISFNGGKDCTVLLDLIHQANLKDAKQIKCIYVRPLNPFSEIEEFVDRCRQHYGITIATVDGGIKAALEQICRADPQLKACIMGSRRSDPYCERLASFQETDPGWPRLMRINPLLEWTCEDIWSYIREHNVPYCALYDRGYTSIGDRTNTIPNPRLKVEADSSGEVTYLPAYTLQDADKYERAGRL; from the exons ATGGAGAAACGAAAAGACTCACTTAGG ATAATCGCACAAGCGCTGAGCAGCTACCGTGCCGAGGAGATGTTCATATCGTTCAACGGAGGCAAAGACTGTACGGTGCTGTTAGACCTAATCCACCAAGCGAACCTGAAGGATGCGAAACAGATCAAATGTATCTACGTTCGTCCCTTGAACCCTTTCAGCGAGATCGAGGAGTTCGTGGACCGGTGCCGGCAGCACTACGGCATCACGATAGCGACGGTGGACGGTGGCATTAAGGCGGCGCTCGAGCAGATCTGCCGGGCGGATCCACAGCTGAAGGCCTGCATCATGGGGTCCCGCCGGTCCGATCCGTACTGTGAGCGGTTAGCATCGTTTCAG GAAACGGACCCGGGATGGCCTCGATTGATGCGCATCAATCCACTGCTCGAATGGACCTGCGAGGACATCTGGAGCTACATCCGGGAACACAACGTACCGTACTGTGCGCTGTACGATAGAGG CTACACTTCGATCGGCGATCGAACGAACACAATTCCAAACCCTCGCCTGAAGGTGGAAGCGGACAGCAGCGGGGAAGTGACTTACCTGCCGGCGTACACGTTGCAGGACGCGGACAAGTATGAGCGGGCGGGCCGGCTCTAA
- the LOC121587767 gene encoding cleavage and polyadenylation specificity factor subunit 4 codes for MDMLIANVDSWTFKIEKDLNEQYGALALPFPGMDKSTAAVCLFFNASDGTECKKGNSCPFRHIRGDRTIVCKHWLRGLCKKGDQCEFLHEYDMTKMPECYFYSRFNACHNKECPFLHIDPESKIKDCPWYDRGFCRHGPNCRHRHVRRVLCNNYLAGFCPDGPECKYMHPRFELPPPPEIKDQTPKRPTTCHYCGEVGHKASYCPKMPLEQREATQRMEDAKYRALGYFKHRIHQDGGNNPGGGGGGAGGEEGNFMPQKPPPRPIEEITCFKCGIKGHYANKCTKGPLAFLSNNVQRK; via the exons ATGGACATGCTGATAGCGAACGTCGACAGTTGGACTTTTAAGATAGAAAAGGATCTCAACGAACAGTATGGAGCTCTGGCGCTTCCCTTCCCCGGGATGGACA AATCCACCGCGGCCGTGTGTCTGTTTTTCAACGCCTCCGACGGGACGGAATGCAAGAAAGGCAACTCCTGCCCGTTCCGACACATCCGCGGCGATCGCACGATCGTGTGCAAGCACTGGCTGCGCGGTCTGTGCAAAAAGGGCGACCAGTGCGAGTTTCTGCACGAGTACGACATGACCAAGATGCCGGAATGCTACTTCTACTCCCGCTTCAACGCCTGCCACAACAAGGAGTGCCCGTTTCTGCACATCGATCCGGAGAGCAAAATCAAAGATTGCCCCTGGTACGATCGGGGGTTCTGCCGGCATGGGCCCAACTGCCGGCACCGGCATGTGCGGCGCGTCCTGTGCAACAACTATCTGGCCGGCTTCTGTCCCGACGGGCCGGAGTGTAAGTACATGCATCCGCGGTTCGAGCTGCCGCCCCCGCCCGAGATTAAGGACCAAACGCCGAAGCGTCCCACCACCTGCCATTACTGCGGGGAGGTGGGCCACAAAGCATCGTACTGTCCGAAGATGCCACTGGAG CAACGGGAAGCGACGCAACGCATGGAGGATGCCAAGTATCGTGCCCTCGGTTACTTCAAACACCGAATTCATCAAGACGGAGGAAACAatccgggtggtggtggtggcggtgctggTGGCGAGGAGGGAAATTTCATGCCACAAAAACCTCCCCCACGCCCAATCGAGGAAATTAC ATGCTTCAAGTGTGGCATCAAAGGACACTACGCCAACAAGTGCACGAAGGGCCCGCTGGCATTCCTTTCCAACAATGTACAAAGAAAGTAG